One window from the genome of Cyprinus carpio isolate SPL01 chromosome B1, ASM1834038v1, whole genome shotgun sequence encodes:
- the LOC109111562 gene encoding CMRF35-like molecule 1, which translates to MFSMCVVLLVFSSISTAVGGAPETVRGHRGERVDIRCRYKSGYESNPKYFCKGKCKFGNKNIVVKSGSPAKDERFSLTDDKRTRVFTITITDLRTEDTGRYWCGVERTLKDVYSEIMLQVTEDKKTTEVSTISSFSNTPSYFSTTETNPRSSSITITERKETSTDQHKSAGRSSVAGGLGSVLLVLCSGMFLILKKMKRKSGTALFLQHNTESVHMYEIANSDPGSSDVITATSSSNQTPASHLNSRPQVSAVYATVTNQQSDSNPHHARSTNQVTDTDCDFYANMKPPEPTTDNRTELIYSTATHPQNIETNDGLIYSVIKHK; encoded by the exons ATGTTCAGCATGTGTGTCGTTCTGCTCGTCTTTTCCAGCATCTCTACAG ctgttggTGGTGCTCCAGAAACAGTCAGAggacacagaggagagagagtTGACATCAGATGCAGATATAAATCTGGATATGAATCAAATCCAAAGTATTTTTGTAAAGGCAAGTGTAAGTTTGGAAATAAAAACATCGTGGTTAAATCAGGATCTCCAGCTAAAGACGAGAGATTCTCTCTGACTGACGACAAGAGGACCAGAGTTTTTACCATCACCATCACTGACCTGAGAACAGAGGATACAGGACGATACTGGTGTGGTGTGGAGAGGACTTTAAAGGATGTCTATTCAGAGATTATGTTGCAGGTTACAGAGG ATAAGAAGACCACAGAGGTTTCAACTATCAGCTCTTTTTCAAACACACCGTCATATTTCAGCACAACAGAGACAAATCCACGATCCAGCAGCATCACAatcacagaaagaaaagaaacaagcaCAGATCAGCACAAATCAGCAG GTCGGTCTTCTGTCGCTGGCGGTCTGGGTTCGGTTCTGCTGGTTCTGTGTTCTGGAATGTTCCTCATCCTGAAAAAGATGAAGAGGAAATCTGGGACAG CTTTATTTCTGCAGCACAATACAGAG AGTGTCCACATGTATGAGATTGCAAACAGTGACCCTGGATCATCTGATGTCATCACTGCAACATCTTCATCCAATCAGACGCCTGCATCACACCTCAACTCCCGCCCACAAGTCTCTGCTGTTTATGCTACAGTAACCAATCAGCAGTCTGATTCAAATCCCCATCACGCCCGCTCGACCAATCAGGTGACGGATACAGACTGTGATTTTTATGCCAATATGAAGCCGCCTGAACCAACAACAGACAACAGAACAGAACTGATCTACTCAACAGCAACACATCCACAAAACATTGAGACTAACGACGGCCTAATATATTCAGTgatcaaacataaataa